The Epinephelus lanceolatus isolate andai-2023 chromosome 1, ASM4190304v1, whole genome shotgun sequence genome has a window encoding:
- the cpne1 gene encoding copine-1 isoform X2 — MTDCVSKVELSISCTDLLDKDVGSKSDPLCVLLQKAGDKWTELGRTEHLINTSSPSFSQRLRLDYHFETVQNLKLGVYDIDNASKDLGDDDYLGGVELTLGQIVSSKTLTRPLQLKKGKPAGKGSITVTAEEIKDNRAIELEFEAKNLDKKDTFGKSDPFLEFSKQGDDGKWHLVHRTEVVMNNLNPSWRKFTVPMQTFCSSDLDKPIKVDCSDYDSDGSHDLIGSFITKVSELQKGGQVQFECIHPEKQKKKKSYKNSGVVSLKSCKMLTQHSFLDFVMGGCQINFTVGIDFTGSNGDPRSPNSLHYMSPDGLNQYLSALWSVGQVVQDYDTDKLFPAFGFGAKLPPDYQAAHHEFALNFNPTSPYCQGIQGIVEAYRMVLPQLRLSGPTNFSPIINHVASIASQAAQVNTASQYFVLLILTDGEITDFDQTRDAIVRASRLPLSIIIVGVGPADFKAMELLDGDDGKLRSTVGEAIARDIVQFVPYRQFKDAPHAALAQSVLAEVPTQLVSYFKMRGLEPPNPKAAPKAAPKDAPKS, encoded by the exons ATGACGGACTGTGTCAGTAAAGTGGAGCTGAGCATCTCCTGCACTGACCTGCTGGATAAAGATGTCGGATCCAAGTctgatcctctgtgtgtgctgctgcagaaGGCAGGAGACAAATGGACCGAG ctgggTCGTACTGAACATCTGATAAACACCTCCAGCCCGTCCTTCAGTCAGCGTCTCAGACTGGATTATCACTTTGAGACGGTGCAGAATCTGAAGCTGGGGGTCTACGACATTGACAACGCCAGCAAAGACCTGGGCGATGATGACTACCTGGGAGGGGTTGAGCTAACGCTGGGACAG atagTATCCAGCAAAACTCTTACAAGACCTCTGCAGCTGAAGAAAGGCAAACCTGCGGGAAAAGGAAGCATTACG gtcacAGCAGAGGAGATAAAGGACAACAGAGCCATTGAGTTGGAGTTTGAGGCTAAAAACCTGGACAAGAAG GATACATTTGGGAAGTCTGATCCATTCCTGGAGTTTTCTAAACAAGGGGATGATGGAAAGTGGCATCTTGTCCACAGAACGGAG gtggtgATGAACAATCTGAATCCCAGCTGGAGGAAGTTCACTGTTCCTATGCAGACGTTCTGCAGCAGCGACCTCGACAAGCCAATAAAG GTGGACTGCTCTGATTATGATAGTGACGGGTCTCATGATCTGATCGGTTCTTTCATCACTAAAGTGTCAGAGCTGCAGAAAGGTGGACAG GTGCAGTTTGAGTGCATCCACCCtgagaaacagaagaaaaagaaaagctacAAGAACTCTGGAGTCGTCTCTTTGAAGAGCTGCAAG atgCTGACTCAGCACAGCTTCCTGGACTTTGTGATGGGCGGCTGCCAGATCAACTTCACC GTTGGGATCGACTTCACCGGCTCTAATGGTGACCCTCGCTCACCCAACTCTCTCCACTACATGAGTCCAGACGGGTTGAACCAGTACCTGTCTGCTCTGTGGTCTGTGGGTCAGGTGGTCCAGGACTACGACAC tgATAAACTCTTCCCAGCCTTCGGTTTTGGAGCCAAACTGCCTCCAGACTACCAG GCTGCACACCATGAGTTTGCCCTCAACTTCAACCCCACCAGCCCCTACTGCCaag GTATTCAGGGGATCGTTGAGGCCTACAGGATGGTTCTGCCTCAGCTGAGACTCTCTGGGCCTACAAACTTCTCTCCCATCATCAATCACGTCGCTTCCATCGCCTCCCAAGCAGCACAGGTCAACACTGCCTCT cAATACTttgtcctcctcatcctcactgATGGTGAGATCACAGACTTCGACCAGACCCGGGACGCCATCGTCAGGGCGTCACGGCTGCCGTTGTCAATCATCATTGTGGGGGTGGGGCCTGCAGACTTCAAGGCCATGGAGCTTCTGGATGGAGACGACGGGAAGCTGAGGTCGACAGTGGGGGAGGCCATCGCCAGAGACATTGTCCAGTTTGTCCCATACAGACAGTTCAAAGAC gctCCACATGCAGCTCTGGCTCAGTCTGTCCTCGCTGAGGTTCCCACCCAGCTGGTCTCTTATTTCAAAATGAGAGGCTTGGAACCACCTAACCCTAAAGCCGCCCCCAAAGCCGCCCCTAAAGACgcccctaaatcctaa
- the cpne1 gene encoding copine-1 isoform X1 has protein sequence MAVVIRLQGLPIVAGTMDIRHFFSGLTIPDGGVHIVGGEHGEAFIVFATDEDARLGMMRTGGSIKGSKVSLLLSSKTEMQNMIELSRRRFEAGAGAVETAATTAGNANRQAGSTPIPTVQPGSGGRSSSHGNQGFGNTPASVTVASSSQEPPSNKTVASVVPSFPNSYSSAPTITTALASLNAGPPIPPLPSMPSMPPMPTLPTIPVPPPVSSLPPVPTVSPLSQGPPVPPMSHLPHMSSLPPFNPSLPPPGGLGSGLPLGTPNPMLFNPLSPLASLGLQAHMKAAAAAAAGAGVASPDELFVLLQNLPFSCSEMEVREFFRGLGVEGARLLRDGQGRPTGRAVVKFFSPQDSFEAVKRGGGMMGQRFIEITPSSERQWASINDSMIGHTHNSSKSNNSNESQDQHHRRGNTGAGGRDQRGRSRSPHRQEFCVYLKGLPYEADKKQIKEFFNNLAIMEDSIYIAYGPNGRATGEGFLEFKTEQDYKTALGAHMQYMGSRFIQVHPISRKGMHEKIDTIRKREASQGDGKNQDGLKVPRNCAHITNIPYNVSKKDVRAFLEGVGLYEDTLKVLTDSHGNGLGQAIFQLRTEEDARKAERLHRQKLNGRDAFVHLVTFEQMKEIERNPPPQNKRGQRNLNQQNQNQNQHQHQQVQPSPQQPQINPFAGISGEEFNFLRNTMGNLNSAPFVTPFSAPGNGLAGPPPLPPLAAGLGDVNLGVAPPLVAGLPGAPILEPPGFRPGAAGGAPFSQDGLRGLVPFDNANRKGGGGGQTRGGGGNNNQGRQGGGATGGQQVFTPGADGLRNQPAPGGSNNPNSQRGAGGPTIVKLQNMPFTVTVDEIMDFFYGYQVLPGSVCLQFSEKGLPTGEAMVAFQNHEEATAAVMDLNDRPIGARKVKISLG, from the coding sequence ATGGCGGTAGTCATCAGGCTGCAGGGCCTGCCCATAGTGGCCGGCACCATGGACATCAGACACTTCTTCTCTGGCCTTACCATCCCTGACGGGGGAGTGCACATCGTGGGGGGTGAGCATGGCGAAGCCTTCATTGTCTTTGCCACTGATGAGGATGCTCGTCTGGGGATGATGCGTACAGGCGGGTCCATTAAAGGCTCCAAGGTGTCACTGTTGCTTAGCAGCAAGACAGAGATGCAGAACATGATTGAACTCAGCCGCCGCAGGTTTGAGGCTGGGGCAGGTGCTGTGGAGACGGCTGCaactacagcaggaaatgccaACCGACAAGCAGGCTCCACCCCTATACCCACAGTGCAGCCAGGGTCAGGGGGGAGAAGCAGTAGCCATGGAAACCAGGGTTTCGGTAACACCCCAGCCTCAGTGACGGTAGCAAGCTCATCTCAGGAGCCACCGAGCAACAAGACGGTGGCCAGTGTGGTACCCAGCTTCCCCAACAGCTACAGCTCTGCCCCCACCATCACCACAGCTCTGGCATCTCTCAATGCAGGTCCACCCATCCCTCCACTCCCCAGCATGCCTTCAATGCCCCCCATGCCCACGCTGCCCACAATTCCTGTTCCTCCGCCAGTGTCCTCCCTTCCCCCTGTACCTACTGTCTCCCCGCTGTCCCAAGGTCCTCCAGTGCCTCCTATGTCCCACCTCCCCCACATGTCCTCCCTGCCTCCCTTCAACCCCTCCCTACCTCCCCCAGGAGGACTTGGTTCTGGCCTCCCTCTTGGAACACCCAACCCCATGCTATTTAACCCTCTTTCCCCTCTGGCCTCTCTCGGCCTCCAGGCCCATATGaaggctgctgcagctgcagctgccgGAGCTGGAGTGGCCAGTCCCGATGAATTGTTTGTCCTTCTACAGAACCTCCCATTCTCCTGCTCAGAGATGGAGGTTAGGGAGTTTTTCAGGGGTTTGGGGGTGGAAGGGGCTCGCCTGCTGAGGGACGGGCAGGGTCGGCCAACTGGCAGGGCTGTGGTCAAGTTTTTCTCACCCCAGGACAGCTTCGAAGCTGTGAAGCGGGGAGGCGGCATGATGGGCCAAAGGTTCATTGAAATCACTCCGAGCTCTGAGCGGCAGTGGGCCAGCATAAATGACAGCATGATAGGCCATACTCACAATAGCAGCAAATCAAATAACAGCAATGAGTCACAGGACCAGCACCACCGCCGTGGTAACACTGGAGCAGGAGGCAGAGATCAGCGAGGAAGGTCACGATCTCCCCATAGGCAAGAATTCTGCGTCTACTTGAAGGGCCTTCCCTACGAGGCAGACAAGAAACAGATAAAGGAGTTCTTTAACAATCTGGCCATCATGGAGGACAGCATCTACATTGCCTATGGGCCCAATGGGCGAGCCACAGGTGAGGGCTTCCTTGAGTTCAAAACAGAACAGGACTACAAGACCGCTCTGGGTGCTCACATGCAGTATATGGGTTCCCGCTTCATCCAGGTCCACCCAATCAGCCGGAAGGGAATGCATGAAAAGATAGACACTATTCGCAAACGTGAAGCGTCACAGGGTGATGGTAAGAACCAGGATGGCTTGAAAGTTCCCAGGAACTGTGCCCACATCACCAATATCCCTTACAACGTCTCCAAGAAGGATGTCCGTGCCTTTCTGGAGGGTGTGGGGCTTTATGAGGACACCCTGAAAGTTCTGACAGATAGCCATGGTAATGGTTTAGGGCAAGCTATCTTCCAGTTGAGGACCGAGGAAGATGCCCGCAAAGCTGAAAGACTGCATCGCCAAAAACTCAATGGCCGCGATGCCTTTGTCCACCTGGTCACCTTTGAGCAAATGAAGGAAATTGAAAGGAATCCTCCTCCCCAGAACAAGAGGGGCCAGCGCAACCTGAACCAGCAGAACCAAAATCAgaaccagcaccagcaccagcaaGTCCAGCCCAGTCcccagcaaccccagatcaacCCATTTGCAGGGATTAGTGGGGAGGAGTTTAACTTTCTCCGAAATACCATGGGGAACCTCAACAGTGCCCCCTTTGTAACTCCATTCTCAGCACCAGGGAATGGACTGGCAggccctcctcctctccctcctctggcAGCAGGGCTGGGGGACGTGAATCTGGGCGTAGCTCCTCCACTAGTTGCCGGACTTCCTGGAGCTCCAATCCTGGAGCCTCCAGGCTTTCGACCCGGGGCTGCAGGAGGAGCTCCATTCAGCCAGGATGGGCTGAGAGGGTTGGTGCCCTTTGACAATGCCAACAGAaaaggaggcggaggaggacaGACCAGAGGAGGGGGGGGTAACAACAATCAAGGACGTCAAGGGGGCGGGGCTACAGGTGGACAGCAGGTGTTTACTCCAGGAGCTGACGGTCTCCGTAACCAGCCGGCCCCTGGAGGATCTAACAATCCCAACAGTCAACGTGGTGCTGGTGGCCCGACAATTGTAAAGCTTCAGAACATGCCGTTTACTGTAACCGTTGATGAAATCATGGACTTCTTCTATGGGTACCAGGTGCTGCCAGGCTCAGTCTGCCTGCAGTTCAGTGAGAAGGGCCTCCCAACTGGTGAGGCAATGGTAGCCTTCCAGAACCACGAGGAGGCCACTGCCGCTGTCATGGACCTCAATGACCGACCTATTGGAGCACGCAAGGTTAAGATAAGCCTGGGTTAA